In Zonotrichia albicollis isolate bZonAlb1 chromosome 3, bZonAlb1.hap1, whole genome shotgun sequence, a single window of DNA contains:
- the LOC102060631 gene encoding LOW QUALITY PROTEIN: cystatin (The sequence of the model RefSeq protein was modified relative to this genomic sequence to represent the inferred CDS: deleted 1 base in 1 codon), whose translation MAADRVSVAVLLAAALLFFAGVVRGAGLPRLLGAPQPIEDPENDEGLERALQFAMTAYNRASNDMYTSRVVRIISAQKQVVAGVKYIMEVEIARTTCTKPATDIQHCAFHEEPQMAKHTICNFVVLMFLGETKWSCWRASASKPT comes from the exons ATGGCGGCCGATCGAGTgtctgtggctgtgctgctggcggCGGCCCTGCTCTTCTTCGCCGGCGTCGTGCGGGGCGCTGGGCTCCCGCGGCTGCTGGGCGCCCCGCAGCCTATCGAGGACCCCGAGAACGATGAAGGGCTGGAGCGGGCTCTGCAGTTCGCCATGACGGCGTACAACAGGGCCAGCAACGACATGTACACCAGCCGGGTGGTGCGAATCATCAGCGCCCAGAAACAG GTCGTGGCTGGAGTCAAGTACATAATGGAAGTGGAGATTGCCCGGACAACCTGCACAAAGCCAGCAACTGATATCCAGCACTGTGCTTTCCACGAGGAGCCCCAGATGGCCAAG CACACCATCTGCAACTTTGTGGTGTTG ATGTTCCTTGGAGAAACCaagtggagctgctggagagcaaGTGCCAGTAAGCCTACCTAG